ACAAAATTGATATGGTGTATAATAATGAACCTCAGCCATCATTCGGTTTGGAGTTTTATCTGTAGGCAAAGTCAACATCAATTTATTTGTTTTTTCAATATCTGTTGATGGACCTTGAATGATTAAATTACGATAGGTGTTTTTACCTCCAGTAGAACGAACAGCATCAATAAATGTTTGATGATAGCTCTTTAAAACTGCCATTTCCGTTGCATTATCAACATTTGGCTCATTCGCGCTAGCAAAAAGCAAGTGTTCATCAAAACCACGCAATTGTGTTGCAATTTGTTCCCAAAAAGCTTTTTGTTTCGCATTGTTGACTTCTTTTTTGTTAGCCGTACAATTTTCTTCTAACCATCCACCATCCCAGTGAATGTTTACGATTACATACATGTCGTTATCTACACAATATTGCACTACTTCTTTTACTCTGGCTAACCAAGTTGCATTAATTTTCGCAGTTGTAGCATTAGCATACTGATTCCAGGAACAAGGAATTCTAATTGCATTAAATCCATTTGCCTTAACTAAATCAATCAAACTCTTTGTAACCAATGGATTTCCCCAAGATGTTTCGCCTCCAGTGGCTTCTAATGTGTTACCAATATTCCAGCCCAATTGCATTTTGGCTGCTAAATCCACTGCGTTGCTTGTCATACCTGTAGCATCATCAGCAATCGGACTAGTGTTGTAATTAGGATATAAAAGTCCAACTTGTGAAACTGAAACCTTTACTGATGTTACATCACTAGAACTTATTGTAATTATTCCAGTTCTAGTTTCAGTTGTTGTGTTTTCAGAAGATGTTAATTTTACTTCGGTAGTTCCATCTTTTCCAGAAGTTTTATCTAATTGAATCCAAGCTACGTTAGAACTGATTGTCCATGCTGTAACATTCGTTTTAACCACAACTGTAGCAACATTTCCTTTGACTACAAAATCTATCTTAGTAACATCCGCAGTAAGTGTTTTTGCCTCTGGCTTTGCAGGTTCGGCAGCGGGATCACTTTCAGAACTACAGGCCAGAACAGTTAAAAAAGCAGAACATAGAAAGAAAATAAATCCGTATTTTTTAATTTTATTTTTCATAAGGTTATTGTTTTTGGTTAGTTGATAGCAATATTATTGTATGTTAACATCAATTTTGTTTTTGATATCACGAGAAGAATTTCCAATATTCAAAGTATATTTTCCAGGCTCAATAGTCCAGCTTTTAGTTTCTACGTTGTAATATGCCAATTCTTTAACTGGTACTTGAATAGATATTGTTGCTGATTTTCCAGCTCCAACTAATACCTTTTGAAATCCTTTTAGTTCCTGGGCAGCACGTTCTATTTTTGAGTCTGATTTTGAAGTATATAATTGTACTACTTCTTTACCGTCAGTTTTTCCTGTATTTTTAACAGTTACTGAAACAGTGATTGTATCACCAATACCATAAGAATCTTTATCAGATTTAGCATCACTAAAAGCAAAAGTCGTGTATGATAATCCATATCCGAAAGGATATAATGGAGTTACATTTTTAGTATCAAACCATCTGTAACCAACCAAAATTCCTTCTTTGTACTCCACAACTTTATCACCAGGAAAACTATTCGTAGCATGAGCTGGAGAATCCATAATATTTTTAGGCATTGTCCATGGTAACTTTCCTGATGGATTTGTTTTTCCTAATAAAACATCTGCCAAAGCATTTCCTCCTTCAGATCCATTGAACCAGCTCCATACCAAAGCGTTTGTTTTTTCACTTACTTCTTTAATATCAAAAGGGGCTCCCGCAATAAATACCACAATAGTTCTTGGGTTAACTTCCAATACTTTTTTAATCAATTCTTCCTGACCAAATGGCAAGTGCAAATCTCTTCTATCAGATGCTTCTGTTTCATAATCACGATTCGAACCAGCAAAAACAATAGCAACATCAGAATTTTTAGCAGCCTCTATTGCTTCTTGCAATTTCGCAGGATCTAATTGGTCAATCGTTACAGGTCCATTAATAGTAATATCCCCTAAATTTCCTTTATTTTTAACGTCATAACGTTCTAAATACCCTTCAGCATAATTAATTTTGATAGATGCCGGCAATCTATTTTTTAGACCATCTAAAGGTGTAACTTCTCTTTTCGTTTTTACACCAGCTCCAAATCCACGTAAAGCATTAACTTTAGTAGCATTATTACCAATTACAGCAATAGATTTTATTCCATTTAATTGTAAAGGCAATGCATTGTTTTCATTTTTCAATAACACAATCGCTTCAGATGCAATTTTGTAAGCGTCCTGATAGTGTGCTTCGGTTGCAATACTTCCTTTCGCACGTTTATTACTGCCCATTGCTTTTACCTGATATAAAGTATGTAAAATGCGACTCACGTGTTTATCAATTTCAGCTTCTGTGATCTCTCCTTTTTTAGCAGCTTCAATCAATTTATCAGCTAAGAAAAACTCGTTGAACTTCTTTGGAGTTCCCATTTCAACATCCAATCCGCTTTCTAAAGATTTTACAGTAGAATGTACCGCAGCCCAATCCGAAACTACAATTCCTTTGAAATTCCATTCGTCACGTAATATTTTGTTAAGCATGTTATCATTCTCACATAAATATTCTCCCCTGAACTTATTGTAGGCTCCCATAATACTATACGCTTTGGCTTCCTTTACAGATGCTTCAAAAGCAGGTAAATAAATTTCACGAAGTGCACGTTCACCAATTTGAACATCTACAAAATCACGATTTGTTTCCTGATTATTAGCCGCAAAGTGTTTTACACACGCCATAACATCATTGTCTTGAAGCCCAACAATTAAAGGCACAGCTATTTTTTTATTCAAAAATGGGTCTTCGCTCATGTATTCATACGTTCTTCCTCCAAGAGGTGTACGAACAATATTAATAGCTGGTGAAAGCAGCATATCTTTATCTCTGGCACGCATTTCCTGTCCTAAACTATTCCCGAAAGTATACCCCATTTCAGGATTCCATGTAGCTGATAATGCACCGCCCGCTGGGTAATAGGTTGCAAAATCATTAGTTAAACCTGCCGGAGACCAATTATCACGGGAAATTTCTTCACGAACTCCAAGAGGACCATCAGCCATTTTTAATTCAGGGATACCTAAACGTTTTACACCGCCTGAAGTAAACATACTATTACCATGCAACATTCCTATTTTTTCCTCAAGAGTCATTTGCGAAATTAACTTGGCAATCTCAGCATCATGCTCTTTTGTTATCTCTTTACCAACATAAGTGGTTTGCTGTTTTTTTGATTTAGCTGATTGTGCTTGACCATCAGCAAATGCAAGTATAGATACAGCCATTGCAACGTATTTGATTGTATTTTTCATTATGGTATTATTAAATTTATTATTGATCGAAATTCTATGCCCTTACTGTTTTACAAAATTGAAAAAGACAACATCGTTCTCATTTATCTTGTAACTTTTATTATACTTGCCAGTCGCATCAATGTTTACTTTCTCAGTTGCTATTGGTGCACCATTATTTTTTTGTTTGATTGATTTTACTTGTTCTAAAGTCAATTGACTTGGTTTGCCCATCGCTAAATAATCGGCAAAAGCATCATTCACTTTATAGCCTACTTTATAAATTTCCAAATTGTATTTTCCTTTCTTCAATCCATCTACTTCAATTTTCACTTCTCCTTTTGATTTTGAAGCCAAATCTTTTATATAGTAGTCTTGATTGTTTATCTTATCAGGGAGTGTATAAGTGAAATCCCAAAATAAAAGCTGAACATCTCCTTTATCATTTTTGGTTGCCCAAGATGAAGTATCTGTATTTTTAAGTTCGATTGCACCTAATTTATTCATTAGCGAATAAGAGAAATAAGCAGGCTTTTTAATTCCCTGTGTATTCAGTAATCCAAATCCTCCGTGAAAAGGTGTAAATCTAGGACCTGCTTCTTCAAAAATATCGGTAAAAGTCCAATAAGACATTGAGGTCGGAGCATTTCCTACTTGTTTTAATTTCTGAAGAATATAGGCTGCTGAATGATAACTGTCATGAATGGCATCTGCAGGAGTGTATGATGAACTCCATTCTGTATAATGCAGTTCAAGGTTTGGCTTAGCTGAATTTGCAATTTGCTTTCTAGAATTAAGAACATCTCCACTTATACTTGATTCATCTTTACTTAAAACTGTTCCTGTAGTTCCAAATTCATCTAAGAAACCTTGATTTACACCATAAGTATGCGTTGAAATAAAATCTAATGCCACATTATTTTTAGTACAAAAATCAATTGTTTCTGGAACCCAACCAGCTCCGGCAGTTGCAGGGCCTCCAACTTTATAAGCTGGATTTACACTTTTGATAGCTTTTGCAGCATATTCGTATAATTTGAAATATTCTGCTTGAGTACCAGTCCAAAAACCTGGAGTTAAATTTGGTTCGTTCCAAACTTCAAAATACCATGTTTTTACTTCTTGAACTCCATAACGCTCCGTAAAATGCTGCGTTAGATTTTTAATTAAATCTCCCCATTTATTATAATCTTTTGGAGGAGTAACATTTCCTTTCCACCAAAAAATAGTCTGGCTTCCACTAGCCAAAGCATTAGGCATAAAACCTAACTCTACAAATGGTTTAACATTAATACTCAAAAGAAAATCGTACAATGCATCAATATATTGATAATTGTATTCTGGATTTCCTTTACTATCTTCTCTATAAACTGCCATATCATCGGTCAATAAACCATGCATACGAATGTATTTGAAATCACATTCTTTTTTAGCCATAGCTAATTGCTGTTGCCAATCTGCACGTAAACCTTCGTTGGCACGGCCTGCTCCTATGCATTCCTTGAACATCATGTTCATTTTTCCGTCGCTTTTATTACAATCAACTTTAATGATTCTATTATTTGACACGGATTTTTCTTGTCCAAACAATGCAACATTGATTAAACTGAAAGCTATAATTTGTACAAAATATTTTTTCATCTTATTATTTTACATTGAATTTTTTGATCAAAAGAATTGTATCCGAAGCTGATCCTACTTGCAATTCAATTGTATTATTTTCTAATTCAAATTGTTGCTTGGCAACATTCCAATATTCTAAATCTTTAGCTTTTACAGTTAATAAAACCTTTTTCGTTTCGCCAGCTTTAAAAAATACTCTTTGAAATGCTTTCAATTCCTTTTCTGGACGTTCTACTTTTGAATTTAACTGTTTAGCATACAATTGAACTACTTCGTCACCATCTTTATCGCCCGAATTTGTAACTGAAACCGTAACTTTTACTTCTCCATTTTTTGAAATGGTTTCTAAATTAGTTTCAATTGAATTGTATTTGAAAGTTGTGTAACTCAATCCATGACCAAAAGCATACAAAGGTTTTCCCTTGAAATACTGATAGGTTCTTCCGTTGCGAATGTTGTAATCCAATAAATCAGCCAAATCAGTAATGTCTTTTACCCAAGTCTGTGTCAATCTTCCCGCTGGGTTGTAATCTCCAAATAATACATCGGCAAGAGCGTTTCCTAATTCCTGACTATTTTGAGTCATGTGTACAATCGCTGGAATATGTTCTTGTGTCCAATTGATGGCATACGGAAAACTGCTGATGAGTGCTACCACCGTTTTAGGATTAGCCTGATAGGCAATTTTAATTAAATCTTCCTGTTCCAATGTTAATGACTGACGATCTACAGCTTCTTTGCCTTCGCTTGGGACTGGACAATCATTCCAACCCGCATTGCAAACTGGATGATTCCCAACTATAACAATAACTACATCGGCCTTTTTAGCAATTGCGGCTGCTTTTCCATCCGCATTATTTTTAGCATATAAAACTTCAGTGTTTGCGCCTAATTTGTTTTTAATTCCTTGTAATGGAGTTATCACATAAGGTGGAGTTCCGCTGTACCAATCCAATAAAACTTCGTCAGCATGAAGACCAATTATGGCTACTTTTTTTAATTTCTCTTTTTGTAAAGGCAAGAATTTCGAATCATTTTTAAGCAACACAATTGATTTTTGAGTTGCCTCTAAAGCGATTTTTTTATGTGCTTCCGTTTTCCAAGGATCAATTGTGTCTTGTTTTGTTCCGATTTTTGCATACGGATTTTCATCAGAAGCATCGAGCATTCCCAATTTTAACATTACTCGAAAATTGCCACGGATTTCAGCATCTATGTCTTTTTCGGTTAAATAGCCTTTTTCAATTGCGCCATTAACTCCTTCTTTATAATCGTCTAAAAACTGGTTAATCCCAGATTTTACAGTGGCAGCTGCGCCCAAATATTGGTCTGTATAATATTTATGGTCTGAAAGTAATAATTTGAAAGCGCCTCCATCAGTACAGATAATTCCGTTTTGTCCCCACTCTTTTTGGGTAATGTCTTTCAGCATCGGATGCACCATTGCTGGAATTCCGTTTACTTTATTGTATGAAGCCATGTAGGCGCGTGAACCTCCCTCGACAACTCCCATTCTGAAAGGAACTGAATAATATTCTCTCCAAAGTCTTTCATCAAAATCGGATGATGTATAGGTTCTTCCATCTTCGTTGCTGTTGGCTAAGAAGTGTTTCATTAACGAAACCGACTGCCAATATTTTGGATTATTTCCCTGAAGTCCTTTTACAAAAGCAACGGTCATCGTGCCATTAAAAAAAGCATCTTCTCCATAACTTTCTTCTGTGCGCCCCCAACGCGGGTCACGGGCAATATCTGCATTTGGAGCTCGGATTACCAAACCTCCGCGGTGGTATTTTTGCAATGCAAAACGGGCTTCATAGCCTTCTACATTTGCCACTTTTTGAAGTAATTCGGCATCCCATGTTTCTCCTAGACCATACGCTTGCGGGAAAATAGTTGTCGTTATTTGCTCTTTATCTTTTCCTCCCCATTTGGCTGGACCGCCTAGAGCCAATCCATGCAGGCCTTCGACATGACCTGTACCTACAACTCCCAATCTGGGAACGGAAGGATTGGTGCTTAAAACGGCTACTTTTTCTTCCAAAGTCATTAATGACAATAGATTGTCTATTCGTTTTTCGGTAGCTAATTTTTGATTCTGAAAAGGATATATCTGCTTTTTCTGTTGCGCCAAGATTGGCGTAACAGTTAGTGTAAGCAACAGATATAGTATGTACTTTTTCATTTTAATTATTGACTAAACTTTATTCAAATTAAAAATTACCATTGTGGTTGTTTTTTAACAAAATGAATTGTTATATTTTTTGTCACTCAGATTTTGCAGATTTACGCAGATTTTTTGCTACTCCTAAGTTTGCGTGAGGGATAGAAGCTGGCTACCGAAGTAGCGTGTATAGCCCGACCCTGTTGCATAAAGGGGCTGTATAAGCGGCCCTATAAGTAAGCCCCTTTTTGCAACAGGGTCACGCCCAAAATATTTTTATAAAACCCTCCCATATTCTTAAGAAAACGGGAGGGATTTTTAATTTATAGCTTTTTGAAACGGATGGCGGTTCCTCCTGCTCCTCCTAAGTGTAATTGCAGTTTATCTGAAGCTTTTACGGTTTGTTTCGTAATTGCAACACTTTCTGGATTGTGAGTTTCGTCTGTTCCTTTTGCATCAGCATAAATCTGAGCTTCGTACGTCGCTTTTGGATCTAAGAAAGACAATGAAACTGTTAGATCTCTGCTTTTTTCGTTGGTCATACTTCCCAAATACCAATCGTCACTGTTTTCGTCTCTACGAACGGTTGTTAGGTATTCTCCAATTTCAGCATTCAAAACTTTAGTATCTGCCCAATCCGTTGGAACATCTTTTAGAAATTGCATAGAAGGTACTGCATAGTTTTCAGGCAAATCAGCCAACATTTGAATTGGCGAATAAAAACAAACATACATTGCTAATTGTTGCGCTGTTGTTCCGTGTATTCTTTTTCCAGGATACCCTTGTTTGATTTCAACATCCAAAACTCCAGGAGTGTATTCCATTGGTCCAGACAACATTCTAGTGAAAGGTAAAATTACTACGTGACTTGGCGGATTTCCTTCACTCCAAGCATTGTACTCCTGACCACGAGCCGCTTCTCTAGCCAACATATTTGGATAGGTTCTGCGTTCTCCGGTGTCTTTTATTGGTTCGTGATAGAAAACGGCTAAATCATATTCGGCTGCTTTTTGCAAAACATATCTAAAATAATTTACACCAAATTGTCCATGGTGCCATTCTTTCATGTTTAGTTTTGAACCTACGTGACCGATTTTTACCGTGTGAATTCCTAATTTTTTATAAAGTGCAAAACCTTCATCAATCTGTTTCATATAGTTGATTAAGTTTGAACCCGTTTCGTGGTATCCGATAAGTTCTACACCTTTTTCTTTTCCATATTCAACCACTTTTTCCAAGTCAAAATTATCAGCAGGTTGAGTAAAACTGAACATGTGCATTTTATTTTCATACCAAGCGGGTGTCCAACCTTTGTTCCAGCCTTCAATCAATAAATGATGTAAACCTTCTTTGGCTGTAAAATCGATATATGTTTTAGCATGTTCCGTAGTAGCTCCTTGTTTTTCGCCTTCCCAAAAAGTATATTTCCCGATGTGCATTGCCCACCAAATTCCAAAGTACTTATATGGTTTTACATAAGATGGATTACCCATTTTATTTGGTTCGTTTAGATTTAAAATCAAGTACGAATCAATTAAATCTCCTGCATTTTCTCCAATTTGAAGTGTTCTCCAAGAAGAAGTAAAAGTATCTTTTACTCTAACTTTTACACCATCAGCCCACGGCACTAAATCTGTTTTTAATTGAGTTCCAGTAGTATTTACTAATGTTGTACTGGCATAATCAATAAGGTTTGCTTCGTGAAAACTTAATTTCAATCCACCTTTGCTTTCGATTGTTAATGGCGTATGAACGGTATCTAAAGTACTAACTGGTGAAGCTGTATATAAATATTCGTAACGGTTTTCTTTGTAAGCAGGAATCCACCATGCTTTTCCGTCTTCTTTTAGATTGAAAGTTGTTTTTTCATCCATAATGAAGATACTGTCTTTCGTTCCTTGCTTTGGATATACGTATCTGAAAGCAATTCCATCATCATAAGCACGGAATTGAATTTCCAGTTTGCGTTTTTCTGCGTTCTTTTGTTGCAACATCACTGACATTTGATTGTAGTGATTTCTAATTTTTTTCTTTTCTCCCCAAACTTGTTCCCAAGTTTCGTCGAAAGTGCTGTTTTTTACCTCAACGACTTCAAAATTTTTACTGAAATCATCGTTGTTTTTCAGCATAAAACCCATATCAGATGGTGTAAGCACCTGCGTTTTTCCATGAGTAACTGCGTATTTTGGTGCGCTGTCAACCAACTGAAATTGAATTTTGTTTTTCCCCTTTGGAGAGGCCAACTCATAGGATTTACTTTTTTGTGCCTGCGCAGTACTAACAACAGTCAGTGCCATTAAAAATGCCGGAAGTATGATTTTTTTTAACATGGTGTTTTTTTTTAATTGTATTCTTTTTAAAATCGGGGAAAGCACTACCTGACCCCGACTTTCAATCTAAACAAAACTCAACTTAATTATTTTACCCACTCCGTTTTGAAAGTGGTTTTTCCTTGCAATGGATTTGATGTTGTTTCAAAGTTGTTTCCTTTTTTGGAAACTGTAATAGTTTGTACTGTATCGCTTTCTGGCAAGAAAACTTTTGCAGTAGCTGTTGTTGTTGCATCAGATGCATATACTTTCAATGTCAACTTGCTCCAATCCATGTCTTTTGTAGATTGTGCTAAACCAATATGAGGTAATGCAGTTCCGTCTTTAACTAAAACTACGATTGGCACTTCACCCGCTTTGATTTTATGCCATCCACCTTGATATACTTTTTTAGTTTGATAATCAATCCAAGTTCCTTCTGGAAGGTAAACGTCTCTTTCTGTTACTTCTTCAAAAAGTGGTGCAACCAAAATACTTGAACCAAATAAATATTCATTATCCACTAACCAAGCACCTGGATCATTTGGATATTCCAAGAATAAAGCACGCATCATTGGTAATCCTTTTTGCGAACTTTCTTTTGCTTGAGCATAGATATATGGCATTAATTCATAACGCATATTATCTGCTTTTCTAAATCCTTCCAAGAAATCCTTGCTGTACAACCAAGGCTCGCGCGGAGGTTCACCATGGCTTCTTACGTGTGATGTAAACATCCCGAAAGGAGCCCATCTTCTGTATAAATTCTCAGGAGATTTAGTTGCAAATCCTCCTACATCATGACTCCAAAAACTGAATCCGCTTAATCCTAATGAAAGCCCTCCTCTTAATTCGGCTGACATTGCTCCGTTGCTTGTTTCAGCATCACCACCCCAATGTAATGGGTAACGTTGACTACCTGCCCATGTACTTCTTGCCCAAATTAAAGTATATCCTTTTTCTTTTTGAGTAATTTCGGCAACTGCTTTGTTGTAACGTAATGGGTATAAAT
The Flavobacterium sp. 5 DNA segment above includes these coding regions:
- a CDS encoding glycoside hydrolase family 3 C-terminal domain-containing protein, with product MKNTIKYVAMAVSILAFADGQAQSAKSKKQQTTYVGKEITKEHDAEIAKLISQMTLEEKIGMLHGNSMFTSGGVKRLGIPELKMADGPLGVREEISRDNWSPAGLTNDFATYYPAGGALSATWNPEMGYTFGNSLGQEMRARDKDMLLSPAINIVRTPLGGRTYEYMSEDPFLNKKIAVPLIVGLQDNDVMACVKHFAANNQETNRDFVDVQIGERALREIYLPAFEASVKEAKAYSIMGAYNKFRGEYLCENDNMLNKILRDEWNFKGIVVSDWAAVHSTVKSLESGLDVEMGTPKKFNEFFLADKLIEAAKKGEITEAEIDKHVSRILHTLYQVKAMGSNKRAKGSIATEAHYQDAYKIASEAIVLLKNENNALPLQLNGIKSIAVIGNNATKVNALRGFGAGVKTKREVTPLDGLKNRLPASIKINYAEGYLERYDVKNKGNLGDITINGPVTIDQLDPAKLQEAIEAAKNSDVAIVFAGSNRDYETEASDRRDLHLPFGQEELIKKVLEVNPRTIVVFIAGAPFDIKEVSEKTNALVWSWFNGSEGGNALADVLLGKTNPSGKLPWTMPKNIMDSPAHATNSFPGDKVVEYKEGILVGYRWFDTKNVTPLYPFGYGLSYTTFAFSDAKSDKDSYGIGDTITVSVTVKNTGKTDGKEVVQLYTSKSDSKIERAAQELKGFQKVLVGAGKSATISIQVPVKELAYYNVETKSWTIEPGKYTLNIGNSSRDIKNKIDVNIQ
- a CDS encoding glycoside hydrolase family 3 C-terminal domain-containing protein: MKKYILYLLLTLTVTPILAQQKKQIYPFQNQKLATEKRIDNLLSLMTLEEKVAVLSTNPSVPRLGVVGTGHVEGLHGLALGGPAKWGGKDKEQITTTIFPQAYGLGETWDAELLQKVANVEGYEARFALQKYHRGGLVIRAPNADIARDPRWGRTEESYGEDAFFNGTMTVAFVKGLQGNNPKYWQSVSLMKHFLANSNEDGRTYTSSDFDERLWREYYSVPFRMGVVEGGSRAYMASYNKVNGIPAMVHPMLKDITQKEWGQNGIICTDGGAFKLLLSDHKYYTDQYLGAAATVKSGINQFLDDYKEGVNGAIEKGYLTEKDIDAEIRGNFRVMLKLGMLDASDENPYAKIGTKQDTIDPWKTEAHKKIALEATQKSIVLLKNDSKFLPLQKEKLKKVAIIGLHADEVLLDWYSGTPPYVITPLQGIKNKLGANTEVLYAKNNADGKAAAIAKKADVVIVIVGNHPVCNAGWNDCPVPSEGKEAVDRQSLTLEQEDLIKIAYQANPKTVVALISSFPYAINWTQEHIPAIVHMTQNSQELGNALADVLFGDYNPAGRLTQTWVKDITDLADLLDYNIRNGRTYQYFKGKPLYAFGHGLSYTTFKYNSIETNLETISKNGEVKVTVSVTNSGDKDGDEVVQLYAKQLNSKVERPEKELKAFQRVFFKAGETKKVLLTVKAKDLEYWNVAKQQFELENNTIELQVGSASDTILLIKKFNVK
- a CDS encoding glycoside hydrolase family 97 protein, whose amino-acid sequence is MLKKIILPAFLMALTVVSTAQAQKSKSYELASPKGKNKIQFQLVDSAPKYAVTHGKTQVLTPSDMGFMLKNNDDFSKNFEVVEVKNSTFDETWEQVWGEKKKIRNHYNQMSVMLQQKNAEKRKLEIQFRAYDDGIAFRYVYPKQGTKDSIFIMDEKTTFNLKEDGKAWWIPAYKENRYEYLYTASPVSTLDTVHTPLTIESKGGLKLSFHEANLIDYASTTLVNTTGTQLKTDLVPWADGVKVRVKDTFTSSWRTLQIGENAGDLIDSYLILNLNEPNKMGNPSYVKPYKYFGIWWAMHIGKYTFWEGEKQGATTEHAKTYIDFTAKEGLHHLLIEGWNKGWTPAWYENKMHMFSFTQPADNFDLEKVVEYGKEKGVELIGYHETGSNLINYMKQIDEGFALYKKLGIHTVKIGHVGSKLNMKEWHHGQFGVNYFRYVLQKAAEYDLAVFYHEPIKDTGERRTYPNMLAREAARGQEYNAWSEGNPPSHVVILPFTRMLSGPMEYTPGVLDVEIKQGYPGKRIHGTTAQQLAMYVCFYSPIQMLADLPENYAVPSMQFLKDVPTDWADTKVLNAEIGEYLTTVRRDENSDDWYLGSMTNEKSRDLTVSLSFLDPKATYEAQIYADAKGTDETHNPESVAITKQTVKASDKLQLHLGGAGGTAIRFKKL
- a CDS encoding glycoside hydrolase; the encoded protein is MKKYFVQIIAFSLINVALFGQEKSVSNNRIIKVDCNKSDGKMNMMFKECIGAGRANEGLRADWQQQLAMAKKECDFKYIRMHGLLTDDMAVYREDSKGNPEYNYQYIDALYDFLLSINVKPFVELGFMPNALASGSQTIFWWKGNVTPPKDYNKWGDLIKNLTQHFTERYGVQEVKTWYFEVWNEPNLTPGFWTGTQAEYFKLYEYAAKAIKSVNPAYKVGGPATAGAGWVPETIDFCTKNNVALDFISTHTYGVNQGFLDEFGTTGTVLSKDESSISGDVLNSRKQIANSAKPNLELHYTEWSSSYTPADAIHDSYHSAAYILQKLKQVGNAPTSMSYWTFTDIFEEAGPRFTPFHGGFGLLNTQGIKKPAYFSYSLMNKLGAIELKNTDTSSWATKNDKGDVQLLFWDFTYTLPDKINNQDYYIKDLASKSKGEVKIEVDGLKKGKYNLEIYKVGYKVNDAFADYLAMGKPSQLTLEQVKSIKQKNNGAPIATEKVNIDATGKYNKSYKINENDVVFFNFVKQ
- a CDS encoding cellulase family glycosylhydrolase, with protein sequence MKNKIKKYGFIFFLCSAFLTVLACSSESDPAAEPAKPEAKTLTADVTKIDFVVKGNVATVVVKTNVTAWTISSNVAWIQLDKTSGKDGTTEVKLTSSENTTTETRTGIITISSSDVTSVKVSVSQVGLLYPNYNTSPIADDATGMTSNAVDLAAKMQLGWNIGNTLEATGGETSWGNPLVTKSLIDLVKANGFNAIRIPCSWNQYANATTAKINATWLARVKEVVQYCVDNDMYVIVNIHWDGGWLEENCTANKKEVNNAKQKAFWEQIATQLRGFDEHLLFASANEPNVDNATEMAVLKSYHQTFIDAVRSTGGKNTYRNLIIQGPSTDIEKTNKLMLTLPTDKTPNRMMAEVHYYTPYQFCLMDKDADWGKMFYYWGASNHSTTDTAHNSTWGEEADLDKFFLSMKTQFVSKGIPVILGEFGAIRRDLSGDDLAKHLDSRAYYLKYVVKQAKANGLIPFYWDAGNMGVNTMSLFNRTNNTIYDSQALTALQDGLK